The genome window ATAGTCACTGTTTTGTGGAGTGGAAAGAGCAATTTGTATCACAGGAGCGTGGTAACCGAGTGGTTCACTATTTCCTGAAAGATTCCACTGGGGAATCCATCCGTGCCGTTGTGGGAACTGAGAGAAGTGTTAGGCACATGTTCTATGTTGTTGCTGAGGAGTTTTTGCAGGCTTATGGGAAGGAAAGTTCCATCCATGCTGGTTATAAATGGCGGTCGAGGAGAGAGGTTGTGGACTGGCTTACTTCTATGCTATCGAAGCAGAATGTACATGGAGATCGGTCTGGTATGTGTTCCCCCTTTTGGTTATTTGGTTTTCCCATACTTACTTACCAGTTATTGCTGTAGATTTACATGGGTAATTGGAAAACATTACATGAGTTGCACTGAATACATGGGAATGGTGAAGAGATTTAATAAGGCTAAGGGATAATCTATTATGTATTTTTCATTGAGGTCCCATGAAAATTTGATATAATTAATGTTAGGTTTTTGCGATACAGCTTATTAGATGTTAGTCACTGACAGCATGGAAAGTTTAGCGTGTCATAAAATGGGCAAGAATTTTCAAGGCTTCAATCAAAATTTGGTGTCTTTTACAGTCCTTCATGTTAGAAATGACTTGTTATCTCCTTGCTGTCTTCTATGCCTCGTGTTTTGTGGATCATCCCATAAATATAACTTGGTGTCCCTCCATAtgtttcaaaatgatttttgctctttttttgggcaatataattatatttatcttGCTTAAGTCATTGATACATGACATTGTCTTTTGTCCCATTGATGCAACTCATTGAGGCCAAGATTGAAGTTCATTAAATTCTAGTAGTTAAAATCTGTGTTTTGGATAAGGCTGCACCACTTCCACCCTTCAACCTTTTATACGTAATACAAATGTGATAGAACCATATTCAATTAAGATTCTTCAAAACGAACTTGGTAGAATTTGTCACAATGTACAAGAAATcctatgtttggaagtttatgTGCTTATCCTTTTGTAGTCTGAAATTAGATAGCGTTGCACATggtttttattaaaagaaattttagtatattttggtcattagatGTGGAGCTTGGACGTATTAGTTCAGGCAAGGCAACGGATTGTGGTATTAGATGTAATTTGTAACAGGAATACAAGTGAAACATCAATCAAGTTGGAGCATTAAGAGCCCTTACTTCTGTGTAGGagatttttgctttttattcttAATATTAGAATTTTAAGGtggtaatataattttatattccTATAGATATGCTTCATTAGTAGTGGATTAGTCTTCagtttattagttttattttattatttaaatttattctaTTAGCAATCAAGAAGTTGGAATGTTTTCTCTGAAACATTTACATTGTCTTTACCATTTTTCAATTACAGAATCTCCAAAACATGACTCAATACAACCTTTAGGGTCTTCTGAATCTCTAATGAATGGACTGAGCGCTCTGCGGACTCAAGTACCAGATGATAcggtattattattattattgttgttgttgttgttgttgttatgtAATTGTTATTCCTAACCAAAACTCACAATATTTCTGACACCTGTGTATTAGGGCCGACTTGCAAGGAGTTTCAAGGGACACCATTCAGACATTGTTTGGTCAGGTGTTGCATGGAAATGTGGTAAACAGCTCAAGCATTACCCAGAATTTTGCAGGAATGGGATTACAATAGCAGTAAGCATCCGCTAGTTAATCTTAAAGGGAATGCATGATATGGGGTGTTTTAAATGTTAAGCGCATGAGGTGTTAAGGCATGGGCCGAATTGCATTCACAtgtaatttatagaaaattgcATTTTCAATTCTCAGAGTAAATTAATAGAACAAGAACCTGCTGCAGtgaaagaaaattgattttaaagTCACAATCCTGTAAcagagattttaatttcctcTTGATATCTTACATGCCTCATATGCTTCATAGCAAGCAGTGCACATTTCATCTGAGCATGGCATCTTTATGCATGTCCTTCGGGGATTTGGGACAAGTATTCTTTATAAGTTTTTGAGACTTGCATTGAGGAGTGCCTTTTGATGGAAAGATCACTTGATTTCTAATGATGATGTCAGTTGCTCTGACAGTTTTTCATCTTTTCTGATTTTTAGATTCGATCCTTTGTCCTTGTCATGGCGAAGGGAGAAAATCACTATCTTGCTTATCTGGAAGATATGTATGAAGACAAGAGGGGTCAGAAAAAGGTGAAAGTAAGGTGGTTTCACTACAATCAGGAAGTCAAGGGGGTAATTCCTGTACGAAATCCTCACCCAAAAGAAGTTTTCTTCACACCATATTCACAGGTCATTAGTGCAGAGTGTGTTGATGGCCCTGCCACAGTCTTAACTCGTGAACATTATGAGAAATGCGTAGCTTCTTTTCCTCATGCTTTGTTAGCCCGAGTACACCTGTGCTATAGGCAGTTCAGAAGCAACAGAGTGAAGCCCTTTGATCTCAGTAAATTGCAAGGCTATTCTGAGCAACCAATTCTCTCTTGTTTGGGTCCTGATCCCTCTGTAAGGCCCGAGTCTATATGCCATAGCTTGAatggggaagaagaagaacggttAAGCGCAGGTGACGATGTAAAGCTAGGAGCTAAGAGGACCAGAAGTGGTAGAGTTTGTCAAAGGTTTCTGGCTGATAATTTAAGGGTCAGAAATTCTGGTAGAGTTCACCAGATGATGACATATGAACCTTATGAGAACTTAAATTATGGTTTCTCAGGCAGCAGGAGATTGCTTTCTCTAAAGCGCATTGAATGTCCCCCTTGGTATACCTCACCATTTAAGGTTGATGAAAAGATAGAGTTGCTTTGCCAAGATAGTGGCATCAGAGGATGCTGGTTCAGGTGCAATGTCTTGCAGGTATCACGAAAACAGATGAAAGTTCGATATGATGATGTGCAGGATGAAGATGGATGCGGAAATCTTGAGGTATGATCAGTCATTTAAAACTACTCTCTACAATATTTTCCAACTCTGAATAGAGGAGTATAGAATTACAATTTGCATTTGAATTTTCCATTATACTAAATAAATGATTTAATTCATGGTATAATTTGATAAAACTTCTATGGTAAGTTGACATCATAGCCTTTGAAGAATATTATGCTAAATGTCTACCTTAGGTAATGCCACATCTTTTTTAAGTGTCAATTCTGATTGACCATTCACAATCAAATATATTCTCATATTTGTAGtttatttcacattttaaagaaaattcagtAGACCAATAATGAGTTGCAATCTAGCAAAGTCAGCTCTAACATAACTTTATACAAATCTCCTATTTTCTATGACACAAGTCATATTAATCTCCTAATTTTCTTCTAAAACCAGAGTTTCTATCTTGAAAAGTAGTTAAGATGTTCTCCAATTTGTAGGAATGGATCCCTGCTTTCAAAATGGCTATGCCTGATAAACTTGGCATGAGGCATTCGGGTCGCTTAACAATTAGGCCAGCCCCTCCTAAAGAGCAAGTAGACCTTGACCTTGAGGTTGGGACTGCAGTTGATGCATGGTGGAGTGATGGCTGGTGGGAAGGAGTTGTAACTGGATTGGATAACTCTAGTGATGGTACTACGCAAATTTTCATTCCAGGTACGCTAATTTAGCttcatgtttcttttattttttcttctacatcctctctctctctctctctctctttttaatgtGACTTACATGGTGGCAGGTGAGAGCTTACTTCTGAATATACACAAAAAGGATCTAAGAAAATCCAAAGATTGGATGGGGGACCAGTGGGTTGATATACAGGGAAAGCCTGACATACTCTCAACCATATCTGAAACTATTGGCTCAGACACCAAGCTTGCCACATCCTCAAACCTTGTCCAAGATACAAAATCTGGTTTTTCTGTGTCATATGTTGAAGCTCCTAGCAGTACTAATTTTAATACTGTTGAAGATGAAAAACTCAACTCATCTTCATTTGCCAGTTCTGATGGCCTTCCTGAAGATATGGACAGGGTTGATAAGAAGTCCCCATCATTAAATGACATAAAAACAGAGGTTGATGGTGTTGAGACGAATGGCAGTTGTGATAATGTAGATGATGTCCAAggtaatgatgatgatgacaaacATGAAAATGATGGTGAGAATGGTGACAAAACTGAGAATTTGGATAATTCTGGGCAGGATTGTGAAGAAGTAGAACTCATGGAAGTGGCATCATAAGATGACCAACAGGAGTTTGTATGCCATAATTTATGATGGTGATGATGCAAGTATCTTCGGTTAATGTTGAGTGCTTGAGtggattgtttggatttgtaaATAGTTACACGGGTGTAGGGAAAGCTCATTGCCATTGGACTTGACTTTGTAGCCTTAGTAGTTGTACAGGTTTGAGGTTTAGGATTTATGATGGCTATCAGTATCCACTGATTGTATTAGATTTAAATTTCTTTGCTTAGAAGCACTCCAAATGAGTCGGATTGACTCTCTTATGTGCTTCTTACTTGTATCAACAAATTTGAAGACTTaccataaaagtaaaaaaattactactTATTAGTTTATGTTTTCATTTGGACTGCTCCAACCTTTTAATAATAAGCTATTTCATATGTGCTGGAAACACTATTTGCTCTGTGCTCTCATTGCAGCATATACATGCATTCGCACCCCAAATGTGATATGTTCATGGATCTGTGTCAATTTCAATCGCTTTATAATAACACCACACAACTAAATGACTCAAGTAAAGAATATATATCATGTCTTATTACAATGTGAATAATTAGGCGACAGTTTTTGCATACACCATCTGGACTATCCTTATTGTTTGCATTACAAGATATagagcaaaaaaagaagaagaaaaaggatcAAAATTTGTGCCTTAAAAATAGTGTTTTAGCCTTATAGGACATGGAGAGTCCTTGGTATATGAGAATGAATAGATAATGATGGGGAAGTGATTAAAGTCAATCAAACTAGGTGGGAGAAGCACTACAGTCTAAGCCACTGGTCTCCATCTATGAATTTTCTGTCCAGAAAAGGCCTAACTTCATCATAACTGAAAGATTTGGACCATGGCACCCGACCTCTTGTATTTGCTCCTCCGCCCCTGCATTGGTATTCCCCAAACACCACTGTCCTGTATGTGCAAAATGTGCAATTCTCAGATCATTATACTATCTATGAGGAAAATCTTAGTTATATATTTCTAGTTAAGTTATACCTCTGCCTAGATGGGTGCCTCCAGTCACTCCATCCTGAGGAAGATATGATATTATCCATATCACAGTATGAGTAAATTGCTCTTGAATAGTCACCCCAAGCTCTTCCCAATAAGATTTCACCAGTTCCTCTGATTGTGCAGTTTACAAAAGAGAACCCTGTATTTTCATATGGTGAATTTCTGTGATGAGCTGCAATAGCTCCCCAATTCTTGGCTGTTGATTGAATGACACAATCCTGTTTCCAAACACCCACTTCAACTATTAGAATCACAAAAAGAAATACCCAAGATTTCGAACGAAAAAAATGATCTTTTATGTATACTAGTTTAGCTTTTACAACTTGAATTTGGGGTTCTcttcacacacaaaaataataatggcATTTCACCTGATAAAGTGATCTTGCAGTTCCAAATATGAAGTCTACACTTCCTTGAATATGACACTGGTAGAAGTAGTGTGATCCAGTGTCATCTAAGAGAGTGTCTTGTGTCCCCAAAATCCTGACTCTATAGAACATGGCTTTATCCCCAGCAATTCTAAGTGCCACTGCTTGCATTCCAAATCCTCCAGGCACTGCAACTACTGTGTTCTGCAGTTATTTATGAGCTTACAAAATGAGTTAGTTAATGCtgcaaagaaaaatttaatcatGCATGCTTTGGTTCATATtccattttattaatttgtatgGAAGAGAATTTGTTGTTACCTCAACAGTGATATTAGTTGCACAAAAGTAATCGGATTCTATGGTCACAGAAGCTGATCTGTAGGTTCCAAGTGGAAGTCCAATTCGGTCTCTATCTGATGCTTTATTGTTCCAAGTAATTTTTGTAACTGCAGTTTGATCCTGGCTCCCAATTAAAGAAATATATGGCTTGGTAATTGGCACAAGTACCTTTTCTCTGTAGAAAAGTACGCAACAATATGAGCATGTTTCAATTCTCATTATATGAAAAAACTAgcattaaaaaatgaaatgaaagaatatatattAAGTTAATTATGCATCGCACTTTTTCAATAGAATAGAACTCAAAATCAAGAAGATTTGCACATTTTGGTTATAATGTGCCAGCAATGTGGTCATGTAGATCAAAGGCCAAAATGAAAAGATTGATCTtatgagagggagagagagcatTTAAAATCATGTAACTACTTTTTAATACCCACGTAGCCACTATTTGTTCCTACTCAACCCCCATAAACAatacaactattttttttgataccaaCAACACAACTGTTAAGATTAAAAAGTgtacaaaactcaaaaaaactaattttggaGGTTCTCTAAAAGTATATCACAACAAACAAAGCAATGCCTTAAGATTGGACAGAAAATTGAGATCACAAAACTTCTATATGATTCTAATAAATTTCAAACAAGACAGATCAATTTATGGTCCCAAAAGAAGTTTCACACACACTTCCCTCACATTACCTGTATATTCCTGGatgaatataaatttttactCTTTCTGTATTATGCTCTGGAACCATATCAACTGCTCCTTGAACTGTATGAGAATCTCCCCAACCATTCTTGTCAACCACAATAATCCGTCTTCCTTTATATTCATATCTAGTGTTCAATCCAGCCTCATGCTCATCAACCTTCATATCATCCCAACTAATATAATTCTCAGCAAAGCTTTCACCTTTCACAAATCCCACTTGAACACCATCCAAAACCACCAAGACAACCATAACAAAAGCACTAAAACCAGATAAACCCATGAGCTTTCCAGTACATATAGTACTTTCATATATCTCTGATTTTAGTGTTAAAAAGTGCTCCAACACAAGCAAATACAACAAACAGAAAAATTCCTTGACCTTTCTCTATCTAAGTTCTGTTATTTTTCCTAGTGGGGTggctttgattttgatttttgatagtTACACAAAGTATTGGAGTTGGAGGGGTGTGAAAGAAGTGAGAGTAATAAATATAGGAGCGTAGTGTAGCAGTGTCTCTTGCAAGTCCTTACTAGATTCCAACCATGAGAACAGAAAGAATAAACCATGCTAgttatatatatggaaaaaaaactattaagtGGTGCAGTTATtgcaaagaagaagaggataaGTACAAAGATGGTGCTACTGAAATAAGAGTTTAAACTTGAAAGAATTCAAAGAGTTTCTTTGGCTTTTTGATCATGCAGAAGGTGGTTTTTTTAGTCACTTTATTAGTGAGTGAGTAATTAAAAGTTAAACTCAGTAGTGAACACGAGCGGTTACAGCCTTACAGGTTCTTTAGCTGAAGAAATTAAACTGAACAATGACAAAGAAACCTTTgcattttcaaaagttttttgtttataatagGAGCAGTGTCTTTC of Quercus lobata isolate SW786 chromosome 8, ValleyOak3.0 Primary Assembly, whole genome shotgun sequence contains these proteins:
- the LOC115955348 gene encoding uncharacterized protein LOC115955348 isoform X1, with protein sequence MTGNSHCFVEWKEQFVSQERGNRVVHYFLKDSTGESIRAVVGTERSVRHMFYVVAEEFLQAYGKESSIHAGYKWRSRREVVDWLTSMLSKQNVHGDRSDHFSITESPKHDSIQPLGSSESLMNGLSALRTQVPDDTGRLARSFKGHHSDIVWSGVAWKCGKQLKHYPEFCRNGITIAIRSFVLVMAKGENHYLAYLEDMYEDKRGQKKVKVRWFHYNQEVKGVIPVRNPHPKEVFFTPYSQVISAECVDGPATVLTREHYEKCVASFPHALLARVHLCYRQFRSNRVKPFDLSKLQGYSEQPILSCLGPDPSVRPESICHSLNGEEEERLSAGDDVKLGAKRTRSGRVCQRFLADNLRVRNSGRVHQMMTYEPYENLNYGFSGSRRLLSLKRIECPPWYTSPFKVDEKIELLCQDSGIRGCWFRCNVLQVSRKQMKVRYDDVQDEDGCGNLEEWIPAFKMAMPDKLGMRHSGRLTIRPAPPKEQVDLDLEVGTAVDAWWSDGWWEGVVTGLDNSSDGTTQIFIPGESLLLNIHKKDLRKSKDWMGDQWVDIQGKPDILSTISETIGSDTKLATSSNLVQDTKSGFSVSYVEAPSSTNFNTVEDEKLNSSSFASSDGLPEDMDRVDKKSPSLNDIKTEVDGVETNGSCDNVDDVQGNDDDDKHENDGENGDKTENLDNSGQDCEEVELMEVAS
- the LOC115955348 gene encoding uncharacterized protein LOC115955348 isoform X2; the encoded protein is MTGNSHCFVEWKEQFVSQERGNRVVHYFLKDSTGESIRAVVGTERSVRHMFYVVAEEFLQAYGKESSIHAGYKWRSRREVVDWLTSMLSKQNVHGDRSESPKHDSIQPLGSSESLMNGLSALRTQVPDDTGRLARSFKGHHSDIVWSGVAWKCGKQLKHYPEFCRNGITIAIRSFVLVMAKGENHYLAYLEDMYEDKRGQKKVKVRWFHYNQEVKGVIPVRNPHPKEVFFTPYSQVISAECVDGPATVLTREHYEKCVASFPHALLARVHLCYRQFRSNRVKPFDLSKLQGYSEQPILSCLGPDPSVRPESICHSLNGEEEERLSAGDDVKLGAKRTRSGRVCQRFLADNLRVRNSGRVHQMMTYEPYENLNYGFSGSRRLLSLKRIECPPWYTSPFKVDEKIELLCQDSGIRGCWFRCNVLQVSRKQMKVRYDDVQDEDGCGNLEEWIPAFKMAMPDKLGMRHSGRLTIRPAPPKEQVDLDLEVGTAVDAWWSDGWWEGVVTGLDNSSDGTTQIFIPGESLLLNIHKKDLRKSKDWMGDQWVDIQGKPDILSTISETIGSDTKLATSSNLVQDTKSGFSVSYVEAPSSTNFNTVEDEKLNSSSFASSDGLPEDMDRVDKKSPSLNDIKTEVDGVETNGSCDNVDDVQGNDDDDKHENDGENGDKTENLDNSGQDCEEVELMEVAS
- the LOC115955349 gene encoding pectinesterase QRT1; the protein is MGLSGFSAFVMVVLVVLDGVQVGFVKGESFAENYISWDDMKVDEHEAGLNTRYEYKGRRIIVVDKNGWGDSHTVQGAVDMVPEHNTERVKIYIHPGIYREKVLVPITKPYISLIGSQDQTAVTKITWNNKASDRDRIGLPLGTYRSASVTIESDYFCATNITVENTVVAVPGGFGMQAVALRIAGDKAMFYRVRILGTQDTLLDDTGSHYFYQCHIQGSVDFIFGTARSLYQDCVIQSTAKNWGAIAAHHRNSPYENTGFSFVNCTIRGTGEILLGRAWGDYSRAIYSYCDMDNIISSSGWSDWRHPSRQRTVVFGEYQCRGGGANTRGRVPWSKSFSYDEVRPFLDRKFIDGDQWLRL